From Sodalis glossinidius str. 'morsitans', the proteins below share one genomic window:
- a CDS encoding PTS lactose/cellobiose transporter subunit IIA, with translation MDSDFEQTVMTLLITAGEARSGTMSAIQAAREKLWDKAQAMLAAARQACGQAHTMQTRLIGLDEGSGKVPVTLIMVHAQDHLMTAMLCQDLAAELILLRLEMAGLTCA, from the coding sequence ATGGATTCCGACTTTGAACAAACGGTCATGACGCTGCTTATCACCGCCGGCGAAGCGCGTTCTGGCACCATGTCCGCTATCCAGGCCGCGCGCGAGAAGCTCTGGGACAAAGCGCAGGCCATGCTGGCGGCGGCACGACAGGCTTGCGGTCAGGCACACACCATGCAAACGCGGCTCATCGGCCTTGATGAGGGCAGCGGCAAAGTGCCGGTCACGCTGATTATGGTCCATGCCCAGGATCATTTAATGACCGCTATGCTGTGCCAGGATTTGGCCGCCGAACTGATTTTGCTACGCCTTGAAATGGCGGGGTTAACCTGCGCGTGA
- a CDS encoding GNAT family N-acetyltransferase has product MSRIQFATLADYPCHQQTVTDWLWQTFGHGASRAFYAAIVESSLRNEGLLLTFIALAGEKLFGTAGLWRCDLLSLQDLTPWLAALYIDPPARGQGVGAALQRHVMAYSRRAGFDVLYLYATFTGYYERHGWEYLGDGIDYPVQAVRLYRHRFAGSQA; this is encoded by the coding sequence ATGAGCCGGATTCAGTTCGCGACGCTTGCGGATTATCCCTGCCATCAGCAGACCGTGACCGACTGGCTGTGGCAGACGTTTGGCCACGGCGCCAGCCGGGCGTTTTACGCCGCAATCGTGGAGAGTAGTCTGCGCAACGAAGGGCTGCTGCTAACGTTTATCGCGCTGGCCGGAGAAAAGCTGTTCGGCACCGCCGGGCTATGGCGCTGCGATCTCCTGTCCCTGCAGGATCTAACGCCCTGGCTGGCGGCGTTGTATATCGATCCGCCGGCGCGCGGCCAGGGTGTGGGGGCAGCACTGCAGCGCCACGTAATGGCTTACAGCCGTCGCGCCGGTTTTGATGTGCTTTATCTCTACGCGACGTTTACCGGCTACTACGAGCGTCACGGCTGGGAATATTTGGGCGACGGGATCGACTATCCGGTACAGGCGGTGCGCCTGTACCGGCACCGGTTCGCAGGATCTCAAGCCTGA
- the galR gene encoding HTH-type transcriptional regulator GalR — MATIKDVARLAGVSVATVSRVINNSPKTSDGSRQAVMQAMEQLQYHPNANARALAQQSTETLGLIVADVSDPFFGAMVKAVEQVAYHTGNFLLIGNGYHILDKERQAIEQLIRHRCAALVVHAQMIPTEELNTLMAHIPGMVLINRILPDYADRCVALDDRYGAWLATRHLIQMGHRRIAFICSSHSIPDSVDRLQGYRDALEEFHIALDEKLIAFGEPDEVGGEQAMTELLGRGRTFTAITCYNDSTAAGAMAVLSDNGIEVPQDISLVGFDDVLISRYLRPRLTTICYPVVAMATQAAQLALALANGAPLPEVTNMFSPTLVRRHSVAPAAWRRTHLQA; from the coding sequence ATGGCTACCATAAAGGATGTCGCCAGACTGGCCGGCGTTTCAGTCGCCACCGTCTCGCGTGTGATTAACAATTCGCCCAAAACCAGCGATGGATCGCGCCAGGCGGTCATGCAGGCGATGGAACAATTGCAATACCACCCCAACGCCAACGCCCGCGCGCTGGCGCAACAGTCCACGGAAACCCTGGGATTGATTGTCGCGGATGTCTCGGATCCTTTCTTCGGCGCCATGGTGAAGGCGGTGGAACAAGTGGCGTACCATACCGGCAACTTCCTGCTGATCGGCAACGGTTACCATATTCTGGATAAAGAGCGCCAGGCGATTGAGCAGCTAATCCGTCACCGCTGCGCCGCGCTGGTGGTGCACGCACAGATGATCCCGACCGAAGAGCTGAATACGTTAATGGCGCATATCCCGGGCATGGTGCTTATCAACCGTATTCTGCCGGATTACGCCGATCGCTGCGTGGCGCTGGACGATCGCTACGGCGCCTGGCTGGCCACGCGCCATCTCATCCAGATGGGACATCGGCGCATCGCCTTTATCTGCTCAAGCCACAGTATTCCCGACAGCGTCGACCGCCTTCAGGGCTATCGGGACGCGCTGGAGGAGTTTCATATTGCCCTGGATGAGAAACTGATTGCGTTCGGTGAACCGGATGAGGTCGGCGGCGAACAGGCGATGACCGAGCTTCTTGGGCGCGGCCGCACGTTTACCGCCATCACCTGCTATAACGACTCGACAGCCGCCGGCGCTATGGCGGTATTGAGCGATAACGGCATTGAGGTACCGCAGGATATTTCGCTAGTGGGATTCGATGATGTGCTGATCTCCCGCTACCTGCGGCCTCGGCTGACCACCATTTGTTATCCGGTGGTGGCCATGGCCACCCAGGCGGCACAGCTGGCGCTGGCGCTGGCTAACGGCGCGCCGCTGCCGGAGGTGACCAATATGTTTAGCCCGACGCTGGTACGTCGCCATTCCGTCGCGCCGGCGGCGTGGCGTCGGACGCACCTTCAGGCTTGA
- a CDS encoding formate/nitrite transporter family protein, whose protein sequence is MSFYSPKEVAAIAMHTGVTKSQASLPVLVVLGIMAGAFIALGFLLDIHVVSSMPPAWGSFGVFLGASVFPVGLVLTVLAGGELLTGNMMTLPMALFSRQIGVLALIRNWFWVTLANFIGSLMIAWFFGHILGMTEGAFLAKTVAIANAKISADFTHAFISAIGCNWLVSLAVWLAYAAKDMAGKILGIWFPIMAFVDLGFQHVVANMFVIPAAIFAGQATWHDYFINFPPVFLGNAVGGGIFVALIYFIAYRPLGGKSHA, encoded by the coding sequence ATGTCGTTTTATTCACCCAAAGAAGTCGCCGCGATTGCTATGCATACCGGCGTTACCAAGAGTCAAGCCTCGCTACCGGTATTAGTTGTACTGGGCATCATGGCGGGCGCATTTATCGCGCTGGGCTTCCTGCTAGATATCCACGTCGTTTCCAGCATGCCCCCGGCGTGGGGATCGTTCGGCGTGTTCCTCGGCGCATCGGTGTTCCCGGTCGGGCTGGTTTTAACGGTGTTGGCCGGCGGCGAACTGCTGACCGGCAATATGATGACGCTGCCGATGGCGCTGTTCAGCCGGCAAATCGGCGTGCTGGCGCTTATTCGTAACTGGTTTTGGGTTACGCTCGCCAACTTTATCGGCAGCCTGATGATAGCCTGGTTCTTCGGCCATATTCTCGGTATGACCGAAGGGGCGTTTTTGGCGAAAACCGTGGCGATCGCAAACGCTAAAATTTCCGCCGACTTCACCCACGCATTTATCTCAGCCATTGGCTGTAACTGGCTGGTTAGTCTGGCGGTCTGGCTGGCTTATGCAGCAAAAGATATGGCGGGTAAAATTCTGGGCATCTGGTTTCCCATTATGGCGTTTGTCGATCTGGGCTTTCAGCATGTGGTGGCGAATATGTTCGTTATTCCGGCGGCGATTTTTGCCGGCCAGGCTACCTGGCACGACTATTTCATCAACTTCCCGCCGGTATTTCTCGGCAACGCGGTAGGGGGAGGCATCTTCGTCGCGCTGATTTATTTTATCGCCTATCGTCCGCTGGGCGGCAAGTCCCACGCCTGA